In the Desulfobulbaceae bacterium genome, AGATGAGTACCAACAGTGAAAATGCAAACACATCTTCATAATCACTAGACACGTAGCCCGTGGCAAAACTTTCTGTCCAGCCCAGAAGCAATCCACCTAACATAGCCCCAGGCATGCTGCCAATCCCGCCTAGAACTGCAGCTGTAAAGGCCTTTATGCCGGCCAGAAAACCTATATAAAAATTAATTTGGCCAACATGCGAGGCAATAAGCAGACCGCCGATAGCCGCAAGCCCTGAGCCAATAACAAAGGTTGCAGAGATCACCTTATTAACATCAACCCCAATCAGAAGTGCCATTTTCTTGTCTTGTGCTGTGGCTCTCATTGCTTTGCCAATTCGAGTAAATTTAATAATAAGAGTAAGCAAAAGCATGACAACAAAAGTTGTCACCATTATTACCAAATCAGAAGAGCCAATAATATGGGCAACAGGTTCCATAAAGTCAAAATCAGGGATTAAAGATGGGAAAGGCATAAAGTCGGAGGTCTGAGCAAGAAGAACATAGTTTTGCAGAAAAATTGACATGCCAATCGCACTGATCAGCGGTGAGAGACGTGGTGCGTTTCTCAATGGTTTATAGGCAATTTTCTCTACTGTATATCCATAGGCACAGGAGTAAATTACGGCCGCTGAACCGGCACAAATAAGAATCGCAGCGGTGGGCCAGCCCCACACCGTAAGTAGATTAGCGAATATAAGAGCGGTAAATGCACCTATCATATAAATCTCACCATGGGCAAAATTAATAAGCCCAATTATGCCGTATACCATGGTGTAACCGAGGGCGATAAGAGCATAGATACTGCCTCGGGTAAGACCGCTCAAAAAAAGTTCAATAAAATATTCCACCAGGCAGCCATAAAATCATAACATTGATAGAACTATCTATTAACTTTGACTGA is a window encoding:
- a CDS encoding branched-chain amino acid ABC transporter permease LivH (LivHMGF is the membrane component of the LIV-I/LS branched-chain amino acid transporter), which codes for MEYFIELFLSGLTRGSIYALIALGYTMVYGIIGLINFAHGEIYMIGAFTALIFANLLTVWGWPTAAILICAGSAAVIYSCAYGYTVEKIAYKPLRNAPRLSPLISAIGMSIFLQNYVLLAQTSDFMPFPSLIPDFDFMEPVAHIIGSSDLVIMVTTFVVMLLLTLIIKFTRIGKAMRATAQDKKMALLIGVDVNKVISATFVIGSGLAAIGGLLIASHVGQINFYIGFLAGIKAFTAAVLGGIGSMPGAMLGGLLLGWTESFATGYVSSDYEDVFAFSLLVLILIFKPNGILGRKEAKKV